Proteins encoded by one window of Salarias fasciatus chromosome 1, fSalaFa1.1, whole genome shotgun sequence:
- the LOC115384955 gene encoding ras association domain-containing protein 8-like isoform X1, whose product MELKVWVDGVVRVVSGLSLNTSCQDVVIALAQSIGQTGRYILILKLRGNERHLVAEDCPLQHLAQLGQLAADVQFVLRRTGPSLSASQEAIAASRNNEKHLPLARPAEPETLKRNEPQKAFTFNLGPSTIPKRTKPNTAWSQSSRASPEPRASPVNFLEPHNSSKEEVFRHILQQQRKLQDLEIQLEALEKETEFWEREVSSSATPDLSLTKELDELELRSRENEAELMYSEHWEQDLQEELEREQEMQRRLNQIHSSINDQTYEIRAMQTRSVHLEQDIKTRIQRQISEAASQQDDETLRPLKQELLNRLQFGEELDSALWETQRELQAADERVKGRSETIEELNKELRQCKLQHFIQQTGITPHTDQTNPPPVDNVYIRNSGIME is encoded by the exons ATGGAGCTGAAGGTGTGGGTAGATGGTGTTGTCAGAGTGGTTTCTGGTCTTTCTCTGAACACTTCCTGTCAGGATGTGGTCATTGCTCTTGCACAGTCCATAG GTCAGACTGGTCGTTATATCCTGATCTTGAAGTTACGGGGGAATGAGAGACACTTGGTTGCTGAGGACTGTCCACTTCAGCACCTGGCTCAGCTGGGGCAGCTGGCTGCAGATGTTCAGTTTGTTCTGAGGAGGACCGGCCCCAGCCTTAGCGCAAGCCAAGAGGCCATCGCTGCATCGAGAAACAATGAGAAACATCTTCCCCTGGCCCGACCGGCAGAGCCAGAGACCCTCAAACGCAACGAGCCCCAGAAAGCTTTTACCTTCAATCTGGGTCCATCAACGATTCCCAAAAGGACTAAACCGAACACGGCCTGGTCTCAGTCGTCCAGAGCTTCACCTGAACCTCGCGCTTCACCTGTGAATTTCCTGGAGCCTCACAACTCTTCCAAAGAAGAGGTTTTCAGGCATATTCTTCAACAACAGAGGAAGCTGCAAGACCTGGAGATTCAGCTTGAAGCTCTGGAGAAGGAGACGGAGTTTTGGGAGCGAGAGGTGTCGTCTTCAGCAACTCCTGATCTGAGCCTCACCAAAGAACTGGATGAGCTGGAGCTGCGGTCGAGGGAGAATGAGGCAGAGCTGATGTACAGTGAACACTGGGAGCAGGATTTACAAGAAGAGTTGGAAAGAGAACAAG AAATGCAGAGGCGCCTAAACCAAATACACTCATCGATAAATGATCAAACTTACGAGATCAGAGCAATGCAAACACGCTCTGTACATCTAGAACAGGACATCAAAACTAGAATCCAGAGGCAGATCTCTGAGGCGGCCAGTCAGCAGGACGACGAGACCCTGAGACCCCTGAAGCAGGAACTCCTCAATCGCCTGCAGTTCGGAGAAGAACTGGACTCAGCGCTGTGGGAGACACAGAGGGAGCTTCAAGCTGCAGACGAAAGGGTAAAG GGCAGATCTGAGACCATTGAGGAGCTGAATAAGGAGCTGAGAcagtgcaaactgcagcacttcATCCAGCAAACAGGCATAACTCCACACACAGACCAGACAAACCCGCCTCCGGTCGACAACGTCTACATCCGAAACTCGGGGATTATGGAATAA
- the LOC115385544 gene encoding retinal cone rhodopsin-sensitive cGMP 3',5'-cyclic phosphodiesterase subunit gamma-like isoform X2 has translation MDAAAAAPGGSKAAPPKFKQKETRQFKSKAPKAGQKGFNDVPGMEGLGDAAIVCPWEAFGDMELSDLAQFGIV, from the exons AtggacgcagcagcagcagctcctggaggcAGCAAGGCCGCTCCCCCCAAGTTCAAGCAGAAGGAGACCAGGCAGTTCAAGAGCAAGGCTCCCAAAGCTGGACAGAAGGG ATTTAATGACGTTCCTGGGATGGAGGGCCTTGGAG ATGCAGCGATCGTCTGCCCCTGGGAGGCGTTTGGCGACATGGAGCTGAGTGATCTTGCCCAGTTTGGCATCGTCTAG
- the LOC115385544 gene encoding retinal cone rhodopsin-sensitive cGMP 3',5'-cyclic phosphodiesterase subunit gamma-like isoform X1, which translates to MRKANDITSFHIFVEMDAAAAAPGGSKAAPPKFKQKETRQFKSKAPKAGQKGFNDVPGMEGLGDAAIVCPWEAFGDMELSDLAQFGIV; encoded by the exons ATGAGGAAAGCAAATGACATAACATCATTTCATATCTTTGTAGAAAtggacgcagcagcagcagctcctggaggcAGCAAGGCCGCTCCCCCCAAGTTCAAGCAGAAGGAGACCAGGCAGTTCAAGAGCAAGGCTCCCAAAGCTGGACAGAAGGG ATTTAATGACGTTCCTGGGATGGAGGGCCTTGGAG ATGCAGCGATCGTCTGCCCCTGGGAGGCGTTTGGCGACATGGAGCTGAGTGATCTTGCCCAGTTTGGCATCGTCTAG
- the LOC115384955 gene encoding ras association domain-containing protein 8-like isoform X2: MELKVWVDGVVRVVSGLSLNTSCQDVVIALAQSIGQTGRYILILKLRGNERHLVAEDCPLQHLAQLGQLAADVQFVLRRTGPSLSASQEAIAASRNNEKHLPLARPAEPETLKRNEPQKAFTFNLGPSTIPKRTKPNTAWSQSSRASPEPRASPVNFLEPHNSSKEEVFRHILQQQRKLQDLEIQLEALEKETEFWEREVSSSATPDLSLTKELDELELRSRENEAELMYSEHWEQDLQEELEREQEMQRRLNQIHSSINDQTYEIRAMQTRSVHLEQDIKTRIQRQISEAASQQDDETLRPLKQELLNRLQFGEELDSALWETQRELQAADERGRSETIEELNKELRQCKLQHFIQQTGITPHTDQTNPPPVDNVYIRNSGIME, encoded by the exons ATGGAGCTGAAGGTGTGGGTAGATGGTGTTGTCAGAGTGGTTTCTGGTCTTTCTCTGAACACTTCCTGTCAGGATGTGGTCATTGCTCTTGCACAGTCCATAG GTCAGACTGGTCGTTATATCCTGATCTTGAAGTTACGGGGGAATGAGAGACACTTGGTTGCTGAGGACTGTCCACTTCAGCACCTGGCTCAGCTGGGGCAGCTGGCTGCAGATGTTCAGTTTGTTCTGAGGAGGACCGGCCCCAGCCTTAGCGCAAGCCAAGAGGCCATCGCTGCATCGAGAAACAATGAGAAACATCTTCCCCTGGCCCGACCGGCAGAGCCAGAGACCCTCAAACGCAACGAGCCCCAGAAAGCTTTTACCTTCAATCTGGGTCCATCAACGATTCCCAAAAGGACTAAACCGAACACGGCCTGGTCTCAGTCGTCCAGAGCTTCACCTGAACCTCGCGCTTCACCTGTGAATTTCCTGGAGCCTCACAACTCTTCCAAAGAAGAGGTTTTCAGGCATATTCTTCAACAACAGAGGAAGCTGCAAGACCTGGAGATTCAGCTTGAAGCTCTGGAGAAGGAGACGGAGTTTTGGGAGCGAGAGGTGTCGTCTTCAGCAACTCCTGATCTGAGCCTCACCAAAGAACTGGATGAGCTGGAGCTGCGGTCGAGGGAGAATGAGGCAGAGCTGATGTACAGTGAACACTGGGAGCAGGATTTACAAGAAGAGTTGGAAAGAGAACAAG AAATGCAGAGGCGCCTAAACCAAATACACTCATCGATAAATGATCAAACTTACGAGATCAGAGCAATGCAAACACGCTCTGTACATCTAGAACAGGACATCAAAACTAGAATCCAGAGGCAGATCTCTGAGGCGGCCAGTCAGCAGGACGACGAGACCCTGAGACCCCTGAAGCAGGAACTCCTCAATCGCCTGCAGTTCGGAGAAGAACTGGACTCAGCGCTGTGGGAGACACAGAGGGAGCTTCAAGCTGCAGACGAAAGG GGCAGATCTGAGACCATTGAGGAGCTGAATAAGGAGCTGAGAcagtgcaaactgcagcacttcATCCAGCAAACAGGCATAACTCCACACACAGACCAGACAAACCCGCCTCCGGTCGACAACGTCTACATCCGAAACTCGGGGATTATGGAATAA
- the LOC115384955 gene encoding ras association domain-containing protein 8-like isoform X4, whose protein sequence is MELKVWVDGVVRVVSGLSLNTSCQDVVIALAQSIGQTGRYILILKLRGNERHLVAEDCPLQHLAQLGQLAADVQFVLRRTGPSLSASQEAIAASRNNEKHLPLARPAEPETLKRNEPQKAFTFNLGPSTIPKRTKPNTAWSQSSRASPEPRASPVNFLEPHNSSKEEVFRHILQQQRKLQDLEIQLEALEKETEFWEREVSSSATPDLSLTKELDELELRSRENEAELMYSEHWEQDLQEELEREQEMQRRLNQIHSSINDQTYEIRAMQTRSVHLEQDIKTRIQRQISEAASQQDDETLRPLKQELLNRLQFGEELDSALWETQRELQAADERI, encoded by the exons ATGGAGCTGAAGGTGTGGGTAGATGGTGTTGTCAGAGTGGTTTCTGGTCTTTCTCTGAACACTTCCTGTCAGGATGTGGTCATTGCTCTTGCACAGTCCATAG GTCAGACTGGTCGTTATATCCTGATCTTGAAGTTACGGGGGAATGAGAGACACTTGGTTGCTGAGGACTGTCCACTTCAGCACCTGGCTCAGCTGGGGCAGCTGGCTGCAGATGTTCAGTTTGTTCTGAGGAGGACCGGCCCCAGCCTTAGCGCAAGCCAAGAGGCCATCGCTGCATCGAGAAACAATGAGAAACATCTTCCCCTGGCCCGACCGGCAGAGCCAGAGACCCTCAAACGCAACGAGCCCCAGAAAGCTTTTACCTTCAATCTGGGTCCATCAACGATTCCCAAAAGGACTAAACCGAACACGGCCTGGTCTCAGTCGTCCAGAGCTTCACCTGAACCTCGCGCTTCACCTGTGAATTTCCTGGAGCCTCACAACTCTTCCAAAGAAGAGGTTTTCAGGCATATTCTTCAACAACAGAGGAAGCTGCAAGACCTGGAGATTCAGCTTGAAGCTCTGGAGAAGGAGACGGAGTTTTGGGAGCGAGAGGTGTCGTCTTCAGCAACTCCTGATCTGAGCCTCACCAAAGAACTGGATGAGCTGGAGCTGCGGTCGAGGGAGAATGAGGCAGAGCTGATGTACAGTGAACACTGGGAGCAGGATTTACAAGAAGAGTTGGAAAGAGAACAAG AAATGCAGAGGCGCCTAAACCAAATACACTCATCGATAAATGATCAAACTTACGAGATCAGAGCAATGCAAACACGCTCTGTACATCTAGAACAGGACATCAAAACTAGAATCCAGAGGCAGATCTCTGAGGCGGCCAGTCAGCAGGACGACGAGACCCTGAGACCCCTGAAGCAGGAACTCCTCAATCGCCTGCAGTTCGGAGAAGAACTGGACTCAGCGCTGTGGGAGACACAGAGGGAGCTTCAAGCTGCAGACGAAAGG ATCTGA
- the LOC115384955 gene encoding ras association domain-containing protein 8-like isoform X3, translating into MELKVWVDGVVRVVSGLSLNTSCQDVVIALAQSIGQTGRYILILKLRGNERHLVAEDCPLQHLAQLGQLAADVQFVLRRTGPSLSASQEAIAASRNNEKHLPLARPAEPETLKRNEPQKAFTFNLGPSTIPKRTKPNTAWSQSSRASPEPRASPVNFLEPHNSSKEEVFRHILQQQRKLQDLEIQLEALEKETEFWEREVSSSATPDLSLTKELDELELRSRENEAELMYSEHWEQDLQEELEREQEMQRRLNQIHSSINDQTYEIRAMQTRSVHLEQDIKTRIQRQISEAASQQDDETLRPLKQELLNRLQFGEELDSALWETQRELQAADERVKI; encoded by the exons ATGGAGCTGAAGGTGTGGGTAGATGGTGTTGTCAGAGTGGTTTCTGGTCTTTCTCTGAACACTTCCTGTCAGGATGTGGTCATTGCTCTTGCACAGTCCATAG GTCAGACTGGTCGTTATATCCTGATCTTGAAGTTACGGGGGAATGAGAGACACTTGGTTGCTGAGGACTGTCCACTTCAGCACCTGGCTCAGCTGGGGCAGCTGGCTGCAGATGTTCAGTTTGTTCTGAGGAGGACCGGCCCCAGCCTTAGCGCAAGCCAAGAGGCCATCGCTGCATCGAGAAACAATGAGAAACATCTTCCCCTGGCCCGACCGGCAGAGCCAGAGACCCTCAAACGCAACGAGCCCCAGAAAGCTTTTACCTTCAATCTGGGTCCATCAACGATTCCCAAAAGGACTAAACCGAACACGGCCTGGTCTCAGTCGTCCAGAGCTTCACCTGAACCTCGCGCTTCACCTGTGAATTTCCTGGAGCCTCACAACTCTTCCAAAGAAGAGGTTTTCAGGCATATTCTTCAACAACAGAGGAAGCTGCAAGACCTGGAGATTCAGCTTGAAGCTCTGGAGAAGGAGACGGAGTTTTGGGAGCGAGAGGTGTCGTCTTCAGCAACTCCTGATCTGAGCCTCACCAAAGAACTGGATGAGCTGGAGCTGCGGTCGAGGGAGAATGAGGCAGAGCTGATGTACAGTGAACACTGGGAGCAGGATTTACAAGAAGAGTTGGAAAGAGAACAAG AAATGCAGAGGCGCCTAAACCAAATACACTCATCGATAAATGATCAAACTTACGAGATCAGAGCAATGCAAACACGCTCTGTACATCTAGAACAGGACATCAAAACTAGAATCCAGAGGCAGATCTCTGAGGCGGCCAGTCAGCAGGACGACGAGACCCTGAGACCCCTGAAGCAGGAACTCCTCAATCGCCTGCAGTTCGGAGAAGAACTGGACTCAGCGCTGTGGGAGACACAGAGGGAGCTTCAAGCTGCAGACGAAAGGGTAAAG ATCTGA